A portion of the Anser cygnoides isolate HZ-2024a breed goose chromosome 25, Taihu_goose_T2T_genome, whole genome shotgun sequence genome contains these proteins:
- the LOC125183607 gene encoding inositol 1,4,5-triphosphate receptor associated 2-like isoform X2, with the protein MKPLAGTSPGAGEEAQGRAQGRAARQRHRRGCRQSPPARREQQAEPAGLPASPDEGRMSSPQGHPDGVVAGSEQSVERVSEEPGKDRQELAVRTGDSDRTEEDAETLEEPLLSFPGELSVLERLGLQSVALTEQDVEAAFAHLALAFRCDVFTLRQRVQVEKRARDAAEENIQEELGQCRAALERLGASCADTGCRETLEQLQHSLAVLAAAVERATSAAEKLGAVHQEARMSRAAEVMVQHVENLKRHHLREHAELEEMKRLIQQNSRNRQLAETQDDAEPRLRPHPLMRSFQQASARRRVSIAVIPKQLLPGASTDGRASPASEPEGSQHPASTQRSELEPPGQGGAVSGEPAAGADGKDTSAGGEEPEQLGLMSKGSPAELWRPWLFLPQHYWVLFWLLLLSVAFLLLLRVLELQRLQPAPSPKA; encoded by the exons ATGAAGCCGCTCGCGGGGACCTCGCCGGGCGCGGGGGAAGAGGCGCAGGGACGTGCCCAGGGGCGTGCGGCGCGGCAGCGGCACAGGAGGGGCTGCCGGCAGAGCCCCCCAGCTCGCAG ggagcagcaggcagagccggCCGGGCTCCCCGCGTCTCCGGATGAAG ggaggaTGAGCAGCCCCCAGGGGCACCCGGACGGGGTCGTGGCCGGGAGCGAGCAGAGCGTGGAGCGTGTCAGCGAG GAGCCGGGCaaggacaggcaggagctggccgTGCGCACcggggacagtgacaggaccgAGGAAG ATGCAGAAACCCTGGAGGAGCCGCTGCTGAGCTTCCCCGGTGAGCTCTCGGTGCTGGAGAGACTGGGCCTGCAGAG CGTGGCTCTGACGGAGCAGGACGTGGAG gcagcctTTGCCCACCTTGCCCTGGCTTTTCGCTGCGACGTCTTCACCCTGCGGCAACGGGTGCAGGTGGAGAAGCGGGCACGGGATGCGGCGGAGGAAAATatccaggaggagctggggcagtgCCGGGCTGCCCTGGAG aggCTGGGTGCATCCTGCGCGGAcacgggctgcagggagacgctggagcagctgcagcacagcctggccGTGCTGGCGGCCGCCGTGGAGCGGGCGACGAGCGCCGCGGAGAAGCTGGGGGCCGTTCATCAG GAGGCCCGGATGAGCCGAGCGGCGGAGGTGATGGTCCAGCACGTGGAGAACCTGAAGCGGCACCACCTGCGGGAGCACGCCGAGCTGGAGGAGATGAAGCGCCTGATCCAGCAAAACTCCCGCAACCGGCAGCTGGCCGAGACCCAGG ATGACGCGGAGCCACGGCTGAGGCCTCACCCCCTGATGCGCTCCTTCCAGCAG GCGTCTGCCCGCCGCAGAGTCAGCATCGCCGTCATCCCCAAGCAGCTCTTG CCAGGTGCCAGCACGGACGGCCGAGCGTCCCCCGCCAGCGAGCCGGAGGGGTCCCAGCACCCGGCCAGCACCCAGAG gaGCGAGCTGGAGCCACCGGGCCAGGGCGGCGCCGTGAGCGGGGAGCCGGCGGCTGGGGCGGACGGCAAGGACACGAGCGCAGGGGGCGAGGAGCCGGAGCAGCTTGGGCTGAT GTCCAAGGGGTCGCCGGCGGAGCTGTGGCGGCCGTGGCTCTTCCTCCCGCAGCACTACTGGGTTTTGTTCTGGCTGCTCCTCCTGAGTgtcgccttcctcctcctcctccgcgtcctggagctgcagcggctgcagccCGCGCCATCGCCCAAGGCCTAG
- the LOC125183607 gene encoding inositol 1,4,5-triphosphate receptor associated 2-like isoform X3, which translates to MKPLAGTSPGAGEEAQGRAQGRAARQRHRRGCRQSPPARREQQAEPAGLPASPDEGRMSSPQGHPDGVVAGSEQSVERVSEEPGKDRQELAVRTGDSDRTEEDAETLEEPLLSFPGELSVLERLGLQSVALTEQDVEAAFAHLALAFRCDVFTLRQRVQVEKRARDAAEENIQEELGQCRAALERLGASCADTGCRETLEQLQHSLAVLAAAVERATSAAEKLGAVHQEARMSRAAEVMVQHVENLKRHHLREHAELEEMKRLIQQNSRNRQLAETQDDAEPRLRPHPLMRSFQQGLAGRRPFSSTSSNSALVPLQLKRRLPAAESASPSSPSSSCQVPARTAERPPPASRRGPSTRPAPRGASWSHRARAAP; encoded by the exons ATGAAGCCGCTCGCGGGGACCTCGCCGGGCGCGGGGGAAGAGGCGCAGGGACGTGCCCAGGGGCGTGCGGCGCGGCAGCGGCACAGGAGGGGCTGCCGGCAGAGCCCCCCAGCTCGCAG ggagcagcaggcagagccggCCGGGCTCCCCGCGTCTCCGGATGAAG ggaggaTGAGCAGCCCCCAGGGGCACCCGGACGGGGTCGTGGCCGGGAGCGAGCAGAGCGTGGAGCGTGTCAGCGAG GAGCCGGGCaaggacaggcaggagctggccgTGCGCACcggggacagtgacaggaccgAGGAAG ATGCAGAAACCCTGGAGGAGCCGCTGCTGAGCTTCCCCGGTGAGCTCTCGGTGCTGGAGAGACTGGGCCTGCAGAG CGTGGCTCTGACGGAGCAGGACGTGGAG gcagcctTTGCCCACCTTGCCCTGGCTTTTCGCTGCGACGTCTTCACCCTGCGGCAACGGGTGCAGGTGGAGAAGCGGGCACGGGATGCGGCGGAGGAAAATatccaggaggagctggggcagtgCCGGGCTGCCCTGGAG aggCTGGGTGCATCCTGCGCGGAcacgggctgcagggagacgctggagcagctgcagcacagcctggccGTGCTGGCGGCCGCCGTGGAGCGGGCGACGAGCGCCGCGGAGAAGCTGGGGGCCGTTCATCAG GAGGCCCGGATGAGCCGAGCGGCGGAGGTGATGGTCCAGCACGTGGAGAACCTGAAGCGGCACCACCTGCGGGAGCACGCCGAGCTGGAGGAGATGAAGCGCCTGATCCAGCAAAACTCCCGCAACCGGCAGCTGGCCGAGACCCAGG ATGACGCGGAGCCACGGCTGAGGCCTCACCCCCTGATGCGCTCCTTCCAGCAG GGCTTGGCTGGGAGGAGGCCGTTCTCTAGCACCAGCTCGAATTCGGCACTGGTTCCCCTCCAGCTCAAGAG GCGTCTGCCCGCCGCAGAGTCAGCATCGCCGTCATCCCCAAGCAGCTCTTG CCAGGTGCCAGCACGGACGGCCGAGCGTCCCCCGCCAGCGAGCCGGAGGGGTCCCAGCACCCGGCCAGCACCCAGAG gaGCGAGCTGGAGCCACCGGGCCAGGGCGGCGCCGTGA
- the LOC125183607 gene encoding inositol 1,4,5-triphosphate receptor associated 2-like isoform X1 yields MKPLAGTSPGAGEEAQGRAQGRAARQRHRRGCRQSPPARREQQAEPAGLPASPDEGRMSSPQGHPDGVVAGSEQSVERVSEEPGKDRQELAVRTGDSDRTEEDAETLEEPLLSFPGELSVLERLGLQSVALTEQDVEAAFAHLALAFRCDVFTLRQRVQVEKRARDAAEENIQEELGQCRAALERLGASCADTGCRETLEQLQHSLAVLAAAVERATSAAEKLGAVHQEARMSRAAEVMVQHVENLKRHHLREHAELEEMKRLIQQNSRNRQLAETQDDAEPRLRPHPLMRSFQQGLAGRRPFSSTSSNSALVPLQLKRRLPAAESASPSSPSSSWCQHGRPSVPRQRAGGVPAPGQHPEERAGATGPGRRRERGAGGWGGRQGHERRGRGAGAAWADVSAPQILPAASGGGGSVVPKRPARGDGAGGLGDGGQGWFVAASPRPCLSFPVHCR; encoded by the exons ATGAAGCCGCTCGCGGGGACCTCGCCGGGCGCGGGGGAAGAGGCGCAGGGACGTGCCCAGGGGCGTGCGGCGCGGCAGCGGCACAGGAGGGGCTGCCGGCAGAGCCCCCCAGCTCGCAG ggagcagcaggcagagccggCCGGGCTCCCCGCGTCTCCGGATGAAG ggaggaTGAGCAGCCCCCAGGGGCACCCGGACGGGGTCGTGGCCGGGAGCGAGCAGAGCGTGGAGCGTGTCAGCGAG GAGCCGGGCaaggacaggcaggagctggccgTGCGCACcggggacagtgacaggaccgAGGAAG ATGCAGAAACCCTGGAGGAGCCGCTGCTGAGCTTCCCCGGTGAGCTCTCGGTGCTGGAGAGACTGGGCCTGCAGAG CGTGGCTCTGACGGAGCAGGACGTGGAG gcagcctTTGCCCACCTTGCCCTGGCTTTTCGCTGCGACGTCTTCACCCTGCGGCAACGGGTGCAGGTGGAGAAGCGGGCACGGGATGCGGCGGAGGAAAATatccaggaggagctggggcagtgCCGGGCTGCCCTGGAG aggCTGGGTGCATCCTGCGCGGAcacgggctgcagggagacgctggagcagctgcagcacagcctggccGTGCTGGCGGCCGCCGTGGAGCGGGCGACGAGCGCCGCGGAGAAGCTGGGGGCCGTTCATCAG GAGGCCCGGATGAGCCGAGCGGCGGAGGTGATGGTCCAGCACGTGGAGAACCTGAAGCGGCACCACCTGCGGGAGCACGCCGAGCTGGAGGAGATGAAGCGCCTGATCCAGCAAAACTCCCGCAACCGGCAGCTGGCCGAGACCCAGG ATGACGCGGAGCCACGGCTGAGGCCTCACCCCCTGATGCGCTCCTTCCAGCAG GGCTTGGCTGGGAGGAGGCCGTTCTCTAGCACCAGCTCGAATTCGGCACTGGTTCCCCTCCAGCTCAAGAG GCGTCTGCCCGCCGCAGAGTCAGCATCGCCGTCATCCCCAAGCAGCTCTTG GTGCCAGCACGGACGGCCGAGCGTCCCCCGCCAGCGAGCCGGAGGGGTCCCAGCACCCGGCCAGCACCCAGAG gaGCGAGCTGGAGCCACCGGGCCAGGGCGGCGCCGTGAGCGGGGAGCCGGCGGCTGGGGCGGACGGCAAGGACACGAGCGCAGGGGGCGAGGAGCCGGAGCAGCTTGGGCTGATGTGAGCGCACCCCAAAtccttcctgcagcctctgggggggggggctctgtggTCCCGAAGCGGCCGGCACgtggggatggagctggggggcttggggacggagGGCAGGGATGGTTTGTGGCTGCCTCACCTcgcccctgcctcagtttccccgtgCATTGCAGGTGA